TCGGGGAGCTCGGCCAGGGCGGCCGCCTCTCCAGGCGAGCAGGCGACGGGCGCCAGGTCCGACCACCGGCGTCCCGAGCGGGCGTCCTCGACGTCCACGCCGACCTCGAACGACGCCACCGCCACCACGGCCAGGTCCCCGGCGTGGGAGACGTTGAACCGGTGCGGGCCCGCCCCGAGCAGCCGCGGCTTGCCGGGGCCCTCGCTCACGGGAACGGCGGCCGGATCGAGGCCCAGGACCGCACCCAGCACGTGGCGGAGCCACCCCCGCCCCGCCGAGAAGCGCCGGGCGTCGGAGGCCGAGCGGTAGGCGTCGGCCCTCCGGCGCTCCACGGGCGAGAGGACGGCGGCGAGCCGGTCCAGCACGGGCGCGGGTACGTCCAGAGGGGCGACCCAGACGTCCACCGTGGCGTCCTCCGGCCACGCCCCACCCGACACGGCAACCAGCTTCCCCTCGTCGGTGTGCCCACCGACGCTACCGCGGCGACGACGGACGAGGGTCGCCGGCACAAGGCGGCCTTCGTCATCGTCGCTTCCCGTGGCGCGATGAGGTCCGGCTACCGGGCTCGGGCTTCGCCTCGGATCGATCCGGGTGCGACCGGTCGTGAAGTGG
The sequence above is a segment of the Acidimicrobiales bacterium genome. Coding sequences within it:
- a CDS encoding 4'-phosphopantetheinyl transferase superfamily protein, which produces MDVWVAPLDVPAPVLDRLAAVLSPVERRRADAYRSASDARRFSAGRGWLRHVLGAVLGLDPAAVPVSEGPGKPRLLGAGPHRFNVSHAGDLAVVAVASFEVGVDVEDARSGRRWSDLAPVACSPGEAAALAELPEGEQEEAFLAVWTAKEAYLKATGEGLAVPPERVVVGRPAPGVHTAVRVGDGEPRWWVRPLRPAEGYVGAVAAEGTRWGVRLRPTSVLDPRPLPGARARPEPVRSGRPSEDERTETP